Part of the Solwaraspora sp. WMMD792 genome is shown below.
CCGGCCGGCCGGTCGTAGCGACCGCTGGAGTCGGCCCGTGGGGACCACTCCAGGTCCCGGCCGGCCGGGGAAGACCGGGGTTACCCGGCCGGCGGCGGCGCCCTCCCAAGCAGCCGCCGCCGGCCGAGCTGGACCAGCCACCAGGAGGGCCGGTCCATCCACCAGGGCGGAACGTGAGACAGCGCCCCTGGTGGCCGTCGACGCGCAGCCGGGCCATCCGCCGCTTCAACGACTCCAGTAGCGGCTCGGCGATCGATTCCTGGACCAGCAGCCGGGAACCGGCGCAGCAGACGTGGCCCTGGTTGAAGAAGATGCCGTTGACGATGCCTTCGACGGCCTGGTCGATCGGGGCGTCGTCGAAGACGATGTTGGCGGCCTTGCCGCCCAGCTCCAGGGTGAGCTTCTTGCGGCTGCCGGCGACCGTACGGGCGATCTGCCGGCCGACGTCGGTGGATCCGGTGAAGGCGACCTTGTCGACGTCGGGGTGGCCGACGACGGCCTGCCCGGTGGCGCCGGCGCCGGTGACGATGTTGACCACACCGGGTGGCAGGTCGGCCTGCTGGCAGATCTCGGCGAACAGCAGCGCGGTCAGCGGGGTCGTCTCGGCCGGTTTGAGCACCACGGTGTTGCCGGCGGCCAGCGCCGGGGCGATCTTCCAGGCCAGCATCAGCAGCGGGAAGTTCCACGGGATGACCTGGCCGGCGACGCCGAGCGGGCGCGGGTCCGGGCCGAAACCGGCGTACGGCAGCTTGTCGGCCCAGCCGGCGTAGTAGAAGAAGTGCGCCGACGCCAGCGGCAGGTCGACGTCACGGGACTCGCGGATCGGTTTGCCGTTGTCCAGCGACTCGAGCACGGCCAGCTCGCGGCTGCGTTCGGCGAGCGCCCGGGCGATCCGGAACAGGTACTTGGCCCGGTCGCGGCCGGGCATCGGACCCCAGACCCGCTGGTACGCCGTACGCGCGGCGGCCACCGCCCGGTCGACGTCGCCGGGGCCGGCCTCGGCGACCTCGGCGAGGACCTCCTCGGTGGCCGGGTTGACGGTCTTGCGGGCCCCGCCGTCGGTCGGGTCGACGAACTCGCCGTCGATGAACAGGCCGTACGAGTCGCGGATGGTGACGACCGAGCGGGACTCGGGTGCCGGTGCGTAGTCGAACACGCTGATCAGTCCAGGGTGACGTAGTCGGGACCGGAGTAGACCCCGGTGTGCAGCTTCGACCGCTGCATCAGCAGGTCGTTGAGCAGGGTGGAAGCGCCGAACCGGAACAGGTCGGGGGTGAGCCACTCGTCGCCGGCGGTCTCGTTGACCAGCACCAGGTACTTGATCGCGTCCTTGGTGGTGCGGATGCCGCCGGCCGGCTTGACGCCGATCCGCCGCCCGGTGGCGGCGTAGAAGTCCCGTACCGCCTCCAGCATGATCAGGGTGACGGGCAGGGTCGCGGCGACCGGCACCTTGCCGGTGGAGGTCTTGATGAAGTCGCCGCCGGCCAGCATCGCCAGCCAGGAGGCGCGGCGCACGTTGTCGTAGGTGGCCAGCTCCCCGGTCTCCAGGATGACCTTGAGATGGGCGTCGCCGCAGGCCTGCTTGACCGCGACGATCTCGGCGTACACCTGCTCGTAGCGGCCGGCGAGGAACGCCCCCCGGTTGATCACCATGTCGATCTCGTCGGCGCCGGCGGCGACTGCCGCCCGGGTGTCGGCCAGCTTCACCTCCAGCGGCGCCTGCCCGGACGGGAAGGCGGTGGCCACGCTGGCCAGGTGCACGCCGGAGCCGGTGAGCGCCTCGGCGGCGGTCGGCACCATCGACGGGTAGACGCAGACCGCGGCGACCGGTGGGCAGTCCGGGTCGGTCGGGTCGGGGCGGCGGGCCTTGGCGCACAACGCGCGTACCTTGCCGGGGGTGTCGGCGCCTTCGAGGGTGGTCAGATCGACCATCCGGACGGCCAGGTCGATCGCCCACGCCTTGGCCGTCGTCTTGATCGACCGGGTGCCGAGCGTCGCGGCCCGCTGCCGCGCGCCGACCTCATCGACGCCGGGCAGCCCGTGCAGGAAGCTACGCAGGGTTGCCGCGTTCCGCCCCACCTCGGCCAGATCGTGGCGCGCGGGTGCCGGGGTGCTCACCGCTGCCATGCCGCGAGTCCTGTCATGCCCGCGAGTCTACGTCGCCAGCGAGTTCACGATCTTGGCCGTCGGCTGATCGGACGAGCAGACTTAACGGCGCTGTTGGCCTACCGTTACATCATGTTGGCCCCGGTGACCCACCGTGCCTGACGTGCGAGCAGTGCACTTCACCGACACGTACCTGCCCCGCCGCGACGGGGTGGTCACCTCGCTGCGGACTCTCGCGGCGGCGTCGGCCGCCGCCGGGCATCCCGGCCTGATCGTGGTGCCCCGGCACCCGGACCAGCCGACCGAGGCGGACGTGCTGCGGCTACGTGCGCTGCCCTGCGGAGTCGCCGACCTGCGGTTGTCGCCGTGGCTGCTGCGCGGCGCCGCCGCCACCGGCACCATCGCCGAGATCGCCGCCCACGCCCCGGACGTGGTGCACGTGCACACCCCCGGACCGGTCGGGCTGCTCGGCGTCCTCACCGCCCGCCGGCTCGGTCTGCCGCTGGTCCAGACCTACCACACCGACCTGCACGCGTACGCCGACGCGTACCGGGTGCCGGCCCGTGCGCTCAGCGCCGGCGTCCGGCTGTACGCCCGCCGGCTCGGCGTACCCCGCCCGGCGGCGGCACCGGCCGGCCACGCCCGTGACCACCGGCCGATGGCCAGCGGCGCCGTCGCCCGCCGCCGGGCCGCCATGGACGCCACCAACACCCTGCTGCTCGGCGGCGCCGACGCGGTGGTGGTGCCGACCCGGGCGGTGCTGGACCGAATCCACCTGCCGGTGCCCGCCGACCGGGTGCACCTGGTGCCGACCGGGGTCGCGGCCCGCCGCACCACCGCCGACGAGATCAACGCCTTCCGGTACGGCCACGGCATCACGCCCAGCGACCGGGTGGTCCTCTACGTGGGTCGGATCAACCGGGAGAAGGGCATCGA
Proteins encoded:
- the deoC gene encoding deoxyribose-phosphate aldolase, which translates into the protein MAAVSTPAPARHDLAEVGRNAATLRSFLHGLPGVDEVGARQRAATLGTRSIKTTAKAWAIDLAVRMVDLTTLEGADTPGKVRALCAKARRPDPTDPDCPPVAAVCVYPSMVPTAAEALTGSGVHLASVATAFPSGQAPLEVKLADTRAAVAAGADEIDMVINRGAFLAGRYEQVYAEIVAVKQACGDAHLKVILETGELATYDNVRRASWLAMLAGGDFIKTSTGKVPVAATLPVTLIMLEAVRDFYAATGRRIGVKPAGGIRTTKDAIKYLVLVNETAGDEWLTPDLFRFGASTLLNDLLMQRSKLHTGVYSGPDYVTLD
- a CDS encoding glycosyltransferase — protein: MRAVHFTDTYLPRRDGVVTSLRTLAAASAAAGHPGLIVVPRHPDQPTEADVLRLRALPCGVADLRLSPWLLRGAAATGTIAEIAAHAPDVVHVHTPGPVGLLGVLTARRLGLPLVQTYHTDLHAYADAYRVPARALSAGVRLYARRLGVPRPAAAPAGHARDHRPMASGAVARRRAAMDATNTLLLGGADAVVVPTRAVLDRIHLPVPADRVHLVPTGVAARRTTADEINAFRYGHGITPSDRVVLYVGRINREKGIDLLITAFERVLVGCPTARLVLVGALYEPRWLAALLRTIDPRVAARITLTGQQGPEVVAAAYGAAEVFAFASQTDTQALVLQEAGLAGVPVVLVDRALHAHGALAGAALRTEPQPGALAGGVLRLLLDPDTARRQAAAAAARCAEHTPARYAEAIREVYASAAGLASRFNDRGRTRR